One window from the genome of Entelurus aequoreus isolate RoL-2023_Sb linkage group LG04, RoL_Eaeq_v1.1, whole genome shotgun sequence encodes:
- the mtfr2 gene encoding LOW QUALITY PROTEIN: mitochondrial fission regulator 2 (The sequence of the model RefSeq protein was modified relative to this genomic sequence to represent the inferred CDS: deleted 2 bases in 1 codon; substituted 2 bases at 2 genomic stop codons), which translates to MSLLEDVLDVLRIVLEYFGVPPEMLVPVWASPLCGQYRSIVRMIGSNLPLKPTPRVYIQIPLLNSRPHGSSDVTMETPAIPSFADVLWVHTKYFGLLSDHXLIDXFWLYRNHLPLKKQRAALGRDVRKHPSRGSGGFGMKTEQEALQKITTLEGELLKLRAQIDMMIAVGLPESRSPNITLPVLPVSALTSTPRCAPPPPPPCPSSCANTSSVVELIRQRKCQGKKQDKPTGLTTSSLPSMLDILKDLNQVKLRSVARSPGGTPLRPRQSKRRAATINDPAGLIAEALKRKFAHHRHNNSSDKENSLEFSPCNSPEMRKV; encoded by the exons ATGTCTTTGCTGGAGGATGTACTGGATGTGCTGCGCATAGTGCTGGAGTATTTTGGAGTCCCTCCGGAAATG TTGGTACCGGTGTGGGCCAGTCCTCTGTGTGGACAGTATCGCAGCATTGTGCGAATGATTGGTTCCAATCTGCCTCTCAAGCCTACGCCACGTGTTTACATTCAG ATCCCACTCCTCAACTCCAGGCCCCATGGATCCTCGgacgtcaccatggaaacacctGCCATTCCATCATTTGCTGATGTTCTGTGGGTACACACAAAATATTTTGGACTG TTAAgtgatcattgattgattgattgattttggctTTACAGGAACCACCTGCCATTGAAGAAGCAAAGAGCAGCGTTGGGTCGAGACGTGAGGAAACACCCATCAAGGGGAAGCGGGGGTTTTGGAATGAAAACGGAACAGGAAGCGTTACAGAAGATCACGACGCTGGAGGGCGAGTTGCTGAAGCTGCGAGCTCAGATAGACATGATGATAGCCG TAGGGCTGCCGGAATCCCGCAGTCCAAACATCACGCTGCCGGTGTTGCCTGTTTCAGCTCTCACATCCACGCCTCGCTGTGCCCCTCCTCCGCCTCCGCCATGTCCCAGCTCCTGCGCCAACACATCATCCGTGGTGGAGCTGATCCGTCAGCGCAAGTGTCAGGGAAAAAAACAGGACAAACCTACTGGCTTGACTACCAGCAGCCTCCCTTCCATGTTGGACATCCTCAAGGACTTGAATCAAGTGAAATTACGCTCAGTGGCGAG ATCACCGGGGGGCACGCCACTCAGGCCAAGGCAGAGCAAAAGGCGCGCGGCCACAATAAACGACCCAGCAGGTCTGATCGCCGAGGCCCTGAAGAGAAAGTTTGCCCATCATCGTCACAACAACTCCTCTGACAAAGAGAATTCCCTGGAATTCTCGCCGTGTAACAGTCCGGAAATGCGTAAGGTTTGA